AGCCCTAATCCCTCAGCCCCAAGTCTTCAGCCCCAAGCCTTCAGCCCCAAGGTCTTCAGCCCAGACACCGCACGTTTGATCCTTCCTCGATCCACACCACGCAATTTGTTCCTTCGAAGGTGGCTTATGTCAAAGCGACTTCATCAGGAAAAAGTATCGAAATCGGAATCACCCGCCAACCGGGTGACGCTGGCGGACTTCGAAGACCAGCTCACCCACCTTGGATTTTCTCCTGACGTGGCGCATCAGGTGTGCCAGTCATTTATGGAAGGACTCCGGAAGTCGTTGGTGCGGGGTGAGGAAGTGAAGCTCCGAGGATTCGGCAATTTCCGTCGAATGCGCCGAAAGCGAAAGGGAAGTGATCCCACAGCCGACGGTGGCGTCGCTGATCGCTATGCGTATTCCGTAAAATTTCGACCCAGTCGGCGGCTGATTGGGTTGCTGTATGGGAAGGACATTCCAGAAACCGGGGTTTTTCTCTCCCTTGACGAAGCCCTGCTCCAGTTTCTGGACCAACCCTCACCGAAACCAGAATCACCGAAACCGCCAAAGAAAAAACCAGTCAAGAAACTGGCGGCAGTTGACCCGGACAATGTTCCGCAGTTGCTGCCCAACATTACCCTGGTCCCGGCCCACGTCAGCGCACTCAATCGAACCGGCGAGATTGTTTTTGAACTCCCTTCGGTGGTTGAGTTTCCGGAACCTGATCCGGAGGCGGGGATGCCGCTGATTGAATTTAATCTTCCTCCTGGATTGAGTCCTGAGATTGATACTTCGTTTGAAGTTGAGTCCACGCTCAGACTTGGATCCCCACCCCCACCGCCAGGTTTTGTCGCCCCATCGTCCCCATTGCCCTCCATCGAAGAATTTACCGAGCCCGTGGTTGAAGATGACGAAGAACCGCGTGACCGGTCCCGGATGCCCCCCACGCCTGATGATTTGGAAGCCGCGGAAGGGATGGATTTCGAAACCCACTATGATTTGGGGATTTCCTACAAAGAAATGGGGTTGTACGATCAATCCGTTCGCGAACTCCATCGGGCGATTCAAAAAGTACCTCCGACTGATGAAGCCGGACGATATATGAGCTGTTGCACACTCCTCGGAATGTGTTACCGCGAAAAGCAGATGTATCTTCAGTCGGTGGATTGGTTCCAGCATGCCCTGACGCTGACGAAACCGGCTGATGCCAGTTATCTGGCCCTGCAGTATGAGCTTGGATTGACCTATGACCTGGCCGGTCAGACGTTTAATGCCCTGGCCGCCTTTTCTGAGGTGTATGCCCTGGACGTGAATTTTCGCGAGGTGGCCGAGAAGGTCCGATTCCTGCAAAACGAAGTGATTGTGCGGGCCGAGCGGATGCAAAAAATGATCCCGATTCATATTCGGGCCATTGCGTCCTCTGGCCAGCGAATTGACGAAGACACCTGGATTGTGAACATCAGCCGGCGTGGCGCCGGATTAAAAACAAATATCGAGCACGAATCCGGGTCCCTGATCGAAGTTGAATTTACTCAGGCTGGAAAGCGACACCTTGGGAAGGTTGTCTGGTGCGCTCCGTCAAAGGATCAGGACAGTTCCTATCGCATGGGAATTACCTTGATTACCGACGCAGAACTTGGTGTTGAGGATTGGCCTCGACCGATAGCACAGGGATGATTCAATCCAAAATGAATGGTGACGGTCATTTGGAACAACTTGACGGACAAACATCCGACACTGAGATGACAGTTGGCCAGCGGGCTGGCATGGGGAAGGGTCTGTCCCGAAGTGCGGGTGATCCATCCCGAAAAAGCAAACAGCAGGCCGATACCCTGGCTTCAATTTTGCTAGTGGTGGTGGTGGCAGTCTTTGTTTTTTTTATCACCCGTCGGCTGGAAACCATTTTGTCACCACTCGATGATGAATCAATGATTTTGCAATCGGCTCATAGTTTGTGGGGGGCGACTGGTGCCGGTGAGATGGTTTCCAGGCTTGGTTCCGGGACAAGCGAAAAATTATGGCTGGCGTTGCCGGGGCTATCAGTGTGCCTGGCGGTTTTTGGAAAGATTTGGGGGACCGGTCTTGAGCAAGCCCGGACCTTTAACGTCGTGGCTGCCTGTCTGGTCCTGACTGCTGTGTTTTTGATTGGACGCAAGCTGCACAGCCGTGCCGCCGGCCTGATTGCTGTTTTTATACTGGCGTTTGATGCCAATTTTTTCCACACTGCCCGCTTTCTGACGACCGATTTCCCCACGCTGGCCTGTACCTTAGCTGCCTTTTACTTTCATTTGCGATCTCAGTCGGCGGCAAAACCGGAGCGTGAATGGGCATGGGGGATCGGTGCCGGAATTCTCCTCATTCTGGCCCTCCTGATGCAGGTAGGGGCGGTATATGTCGTGGTGTTGATCCTGGCCTGGTCACTGGTGGAGCAAGGGACTGGGATTTTTCGCAGCCGTTCATTGGGTGCGTTGAGTATGGGGGCGGGAGCACTGGCTTTGCCGTGCGGCCTTTACCTGTGGGGCCATTATTCCGAATTAACAACCCAGTGGCATCCGGAAACGCTCTATTTCCGTGGGTTTGGAATCACGAATATCTTCAAAAACCTGTCAGGTGAGCACCTGCGATATGATCAGTGGGAAAGCGGAGTGTTAAAAATTGCCACGGAAGGTTTTTGGGCGGTCGGGTTGTTTCAATTGTTGATTGTCTTGAGCCTGGCATATTTGACTGTTCGCGTGGTGGTGGCCTTTACCCGCTCTCACGGGTGGCAGGAATTCACGGAAATGTTGCAGAGCATGACGCCCGAGGGTCAGACAATGGCCCAGGATCGGTCCCAGTTTTTTCACTTGGGACCCGATGAGCCGCGATACACCGGCTCGTTGCTCCGCTCGATGGCCCGTCAGGGAGGCTGGCGTCGCAAATTAACCGTTGCCCTTCACGAATTGGAAGAAGATTCCCGCCCGGTGACCACCTGGCTGGATGCACTTGGGGCGCCGTCTCATCCTGCCTGGCGTGCGTCACGAGCCGGTCTGCTCCTGATCTCAGTGCTCAGCGTGCTCTTCTTTGCCTTATTTGATGCCCAGAAAAGCGCCTTTCATCTGCCGTTTATCACCGTGTGGCTGGCCCTCTGTTGCGGCGTCGGGATTGTGGATGGAATTCGATGGGGCGTCGAACAACGGAAACGAAGCGCCCGACGGGTGCTCATGGGGCTTGGAGCACTGTTGCTGGTGATCATCCCAACGATTGGGTATGTCGGTTCGGCTTCCAGAGTCGTGTGGCGGTTTTACCGCTGGTCACGAACCTTTGAACCGGCCCCTTACGCAGATGTCACCCAGGTTTTGCGCACGATTGTTCCTCAGAATTTGCTGGTGGTGAGCCGTCCCGTTCACTGGTTATCCTTTCCGGATAATCCCAATTATGTCTGGGCCAGCAAAAAGGTCTGGAAAGACCAGGATATCACGAGCCTTCCATGTGTGTTGGTGGTGGATGACGAATTTATTGAGCGGGAAAATTTTAACCGGCTGTTTGCCAAGCAGGTCCCCAATTTCACCTTGCTGGCCGAACTGAGCGATACGCTGTATGGGAATATCAAGGTGTATTACACCGGTCTGGATGGCCGGTTTCAAAATCATACACCGGCGCACTACTACTTTATGGGCGGCTTTCATAAAGGGTATGCCCGAAAGGGATATTACAGCGAAGAACAGCGCCAGTCGGCCAAGGTGATTTGGCTGGCGGGGCCACCCGAACTGGAACGACTGGCCAGGGCTGGTACTCCGCCGGAAGCCAAGCCACCGTCGGTTCACCGGGATAACGAGCGGTCGTCTCTGCGCATCGTCACTGATCTATCGCTGTATAACACTCGGGTTCGCATTCCGATCCAAACTCAATTAAAGCCTTTTACTTTGTATCGGTTGCAAACAGCAGTCCGCGTGGCGGAGGGCGGTTGCCTGGTTGGTCCGCGAGATCAAACCGGACTGTGGCTGGCCGAGCCTCTGGCTGTTGGACCTGGGGAACAATATGTCCCAGTTGATATTGTGTTTGCCACCAATGCCCGTGGCGATGGCGAAATTGCCGTGAGCAACCGCCGCAACGTGCCTGGGAAATCATTGATTTACCTCAGTCAGGTTGAAATCAGAGAAATTGGAAAACGACCCTGATGGATGACAGGGTGACAGGGTGACAGGGTGACAGGGTGACAAGGTGACAGAATGACAGGGTGACAAGGTGACAGGGTGACAAGGTGATATTCTTCATTCTTTTGAAAACCCTGAACCCCAAACCCCGAACCCCGAACCCTGAACCCCGAACCTGAACCCCGAACCCCGAACCCTAAACCCCAAACCCTAAACCCCAAACCCCAGAGCTTATGACAATCAAATTTGGAACCGACGGCTGGCGCGGGCGCATCGCGCAGGAATTTACATTTGAAAACGTGGAAATTGTGGCTCAGGCCACGGCTGAGCAGTTTCTGGCGGATAACCCAACCCAATCGGAACAACTGGTTTTTGTTGGGCATGACCGCCGATTTTTGGGTGAAGATTTTGCCGCCCGAGTGGCCGAAGTGATGGTCGCGAATGGCTTTCGGGTGAAACTCTACGATACTGATGTCCCGACACCAATGGTTTCGTATGATTGCCACCACTTCAATGCTCGGGGTGGTGTGATCATTACGGCAAGTCACAACCCGCCCGAATTTTCCGGATTTAAAATCAAATTACCGTTTGGCGGATCAGCCTTGCCAGCCTATACCAATCAGGTCGAAGCCCGGCTTGGGGACAACCCTCCAAAACGGGTGTTGCTGCGCGAAGCCCTGGCCGATGGTCGGATCGAGCGGGTTCCGCCGTCTGAAGCCTATATCAAACGGGTGCCGGAAATTGTTGATCTGGAACAGTTAAAAGCCCAGGATCTGGAAGTGATTGTTGATTCAATGCATGGCACGGGCGGGCATTATTTGGAAAACTTCCTGAGTGGCGGAAAGCTCCGAGTGACAACCATTCGCGGAGACCGGGATGTCTACTTTGGCGGCATCCATCCAGAGCCGATGATGCCCCAACTCCAACCACTGGCCGATGAAATCGTCCGCCGAGGGGCCTTTGTCGGGCTGGCCACTGATGGAGATGCTGACCGGGTTGGTGCGGTGGATAATCTCGGAAACTATATGAACACCCACCGGTTGCTCGCGATTTTGACCCTCTATCTGGTGCGAAAGCGGAAGATGACCGGCGGTGTGGTGCGCACTATTTCACAAAGTGTGATCGTCAAACGGATTGCCGAAAAGTATGGACTGCCGCTCTACGAAGTCCCTGTCGGGTTTAAACACGTGGCCGAATTGATGCTCACTCACGACATTTTATGTGGCGGCGAAGAATCCAATGGACTTGGCTGCAAACTCCACATTCCGGAGCGTGATGGAATCTTCAGTGCCTTGTTGTGCTTTGAAGCCATGGTGGCATTTGGCAAAACTCCGTCCGAACTGGTGGCTGATATTCAGCAAGAATTTGGGACTTTTGAGTATGAGCGCATTGATGTGAAGGTAGACCACATTGAACAAGCCCATCGGATTTTGGCCCTGTTACGCAGCGACCCACCAACCTCGGTGGCGGGCTTCCCCGTGACTGAAGTCTCGCAACTGGACGGCGTGAAGATGATTTTGGAAGATGAAAGCTGGCTGCTCTTCCGGGGTTCGGGCACCGAGCCGATGCTGCGGGTTTATAGCGAAGCCACCAGCCGCGAAAAGCTGGAACAACTGCTTGGCTTTGGCCGGGAATTTGTCCGAAATAATCTGAAATAAAGAATGAAAAAAGTGGTTAGGGAGGGTTAAAAAACAACTTCCCGATTTTCATTTGGGTCGAAGCCATTTTCTTTTGAGTTCGGTGGTACTTTCCCTGACAAAAGCTCAGAACCCATTGAAGTCTTTGAATTTCTTTTTCGTGTATTTCGTGTATTTCGTGGTTTCCTGTTCTGAAATTGGATCTCTCCGGGTGACTTTCGATAAAAACGGGAAGTTGTATTTTTACAGTCCCTTAGTGGTGCGAATGAAGGGTTGGCAACAAGGACAGTTTTGAATCCGCGAAGCGGGTGACATTCTTAAAGCCTCGGGTGGAATAAGCGTCAGCGAATGGAATCCGTGGCGTCTATTACCGGGCAACGTACACTGGGCCGGGGAGGCATTCATTATTGCTGATTCTGTTTTCCACGGATTCCGCTACGCTCCACCCGAGGCTTTCACTCTTTCGCCCAGTTCCTGGGCTGAGACCCAAAAACGGCTTCAACTCTTAACTGGCACCACTAACCACTAACCACATTCTTCATTTTCTCTATACAAAATTGTATTACTGTGTTATTGTTTCGCGCGCTTAACCAGTAGCGCTCTCAACTGGTTCACATCCCAACAATTTCATCGTTCCAGGCCGAACTTTTGTTCTTGTAATACCATTTTGGAATGAAGCGGTCGTATTAGAAAACAGTCAAGTCATTCAATAAAATGAACTTAGTGAACTACTGACTACTGACTACTGACTACTGACTACAAACTGGTATAAGGAGACGTGTCTATGCCGCGAATTTGCCATTTTGAAATCCATGCCGAAAACCCCGAGCGAGCCATCACTTTTTACACCAGCGTGTTTGGCTGGAAATTCCAGCAGTGGGGAGACCAACCGTACTGGTTGATTGAAACCGGACCCAAAGGGCAATCAGGCATTGATGGTGGATTACTGCCCCGCCACGGAGCGCCGCCGGTTGGCGGTGAGCCTGTGAATGCCTTTGTCTGCACGGTTGATGTTGATAACCTGGATGCGTATAGTGCCAAAGTAACCGAACACGGTGCCACTCTGGCCGTCCCAAAAATGCCGATCCCGACGGTTGGCTGGCTGGCTTATTATAAAGACACCGAAGGCAATATTTTCGGGATGATGCAATCTGACCCCGAAGCCAAATAACCAGGCCAAACCACGGAACCAGGAAAAACTCCAGTTCTTCTTTTGAAAAGAGAGGGGCTAACCCTGGGAGATGGTGTTTCCTCTGGTTCTTTCTTGTGAAGCTGGAAATGTTTGTCTCAGATCCATTGGATATTGTTCCCTCTGGCCAGCGATGGGCAACTGCCCGGCTGGTCCGCAAAGGATTGTTGTTTCGTGAAGTGCAGGTGATGACCCAGGAAGGCGAATTTTTGGTCACCTATGATGGGCGCGGGGCAGGATATGAATCAGTCTCCATCAACCAGTGTTTGGCCCAGCGCCAATCTTCGATGGCCTGGTTCGCTCCGGAGTTCTTTTTTACCCTTGGAATGTCAAAAGCAATGCTCAAGGTGAGGGTCTGGCCATGGCTGGGCTTTCGCTCATTTAAGCTCTGGATTGATGGTGAATGTGTGTATGGGGAAGGCTGGGAGTGACAGGTGACAAAATGACAAGGTGACAGAATGACACAGTGACTGATTGACAAGGAACGCCGGTTTTCTTCATTCAACCACGTTGTCATTTTTTGCACTGTGATACTGCAAGAATGCCTGGGTCTCTTGTTTTCCAAGATACCGTTCCAGGTTTCGGCGAGGCGTTTGGGTGAGATCAACCAGAATCAATCCATCCAGTGCCTGATGAAAGCCTGGATCAACATTAAATCCGAGGAGCTTGCCACCCAGCTTTAAATACTGACGGACCAGAACTGGAACTCCCTTGTGATCAGGTTCAAGCTGGCTGATAAAGTCTGAAACAACATCAAGTGAACTCCCGATGGACTCAGCCCAAACAGCAAAATTTGAATTGCTGGTGATGGGTCGAAACGGATGTCGCGGCTGTATCAGGGGGAAAATTTCTGGGAGGCTTTCATGTCGGGTCAGGTAGTGAACCAGCATCTGGCGCGATATTTCAGTGTAGTCCTGACTCATACTGACAGCGCCAAGCAGATATTTGTACTGTGGATTCTGGCAAACAAACGCCCCAATCCCTTTCCAGAGCAGGAGTAACGGACTGAACGATTTCTGGTATTCCGGACGGACAAACGACCGGCCAAGCTCCAGCGCCTGAGGGAAATGCTGAAACAAGGTTTTTGAAAATCGAAACAGCGTCGAGGTGTACAGGCCCTTCACGCCCTTTGATTCAAGAATCTGATCAACTCTGGCCAGACGGTACGCGCCAACAACCTCGGATGTCCTTTGATTCCAGATAAATAAATGCGTGTAATGCTGGTCAAACCAATCCAGATCGAGTGCCAGTCCGGTGCCTTCGCCAGTCAGCCGAAACGTGAGTTCACGCAACCGGCCAATTTCTTGCATCACCCTGGGAATTTGGGCGAAAGGGGCCACATAGACGGCAAGTTCACCCGATTCGGCCAGCTTTTGGGATGTGTCAAGTTGATCAACTTCCAGGGCAAGCTGATCAGGAGCGAAACACTGGTTGGAAACTGGCCTGGGCTGGTGCTGAAACAACGACCACTGACTCAGTCCGGTGATCGAAGCCGGACGGAGTTGGTGTTTGAGGTGATAGGTCCGAAATCGAAGGTATTCAATCAGTTGCGAATCAGTTTCAAATCGGGTCAGGTGGTCAAATCCAATTGGTTTACCAATGGTGAACGATACTTCCGATTTTTGTTTGTTGAGGCATTCCCGTGGAAGGAGCAAGGTTCGGAGCCGCGGATGAGCCAATCCAGCCACTTGAAACAGTCCTGAATTGCGGCCTTCAAAAAAAACTGGGACGACTCCCGCTTCTGATTTGCGAACCAATCGGGCAATGGTTGGGCTCCAGGGCGGGTCTAAAACGGACCGCTGGTCAAGTGTGAGGTGCGAGACTTCACCCGCCGGGAACACAATCAACGCACCTCCATCCCGGACCCATTGAATCGCCTGCCGAAGCGGCGCCAGGTTGTGACGTGGAGAATCTGTCGATCCAAAAGGATCAACAAAAATGCAGTGTGACCGAATTGGGGCAAAAGTACTGAGCAATGAATTGGCCATCAATTTGGCATCTGGCCGCTGCTCAAAAACCTGGCTGCACAAAATCATGCCTTCAATGACACCAAAGGGATGGTTGGCGACAATCACCAGCGGGCCCGAAGGTAAAACTACAGATTGGGCCGAAGTGGCCTGATACTGAATCTTGAGCTGTGACAGTGCCTGATCGAAAAAATCTTTGGCGGAAACTTCAGGAGTGGCGGTCAGAATATGCTGGTAGTGATCAAAAATCTGATCCAGCGCAAGGACTTTTTTAAACAAACCACTCAGTGCGGGGGGCACGAGTGTGGAAACAGGTGGTGAGGGGAAGGCTTCAATTCGGGAAGCAAAGCTTGATGGGCGACTGCTCACAGGCAAGATCCTCCGGCTTGGGCATTCAACTTTGAAACCAATGCCGAGTGTGACCTGAAAGCGTTACACCTCTGAGGCTGAACCTTTAAGTTTGTGTGAGGTTGGTGTTACGGAATGAAGAATGAAAAAAATATTTAGTGGTTAGTGGTTAGTGGTTAGAACTCAATACTTTCCAAGAACCAGGAACCAACCGCTAACCACATTCTTCATTCTTCGTCAGGTGATGACGCGCAGATAGCTCCAGC
The window above is part of the Acidobacteriota bacterium genome. Proteins encoded here:
- a CDS encoding lysophospholipid acyltransferase family protein; the encoded protein is MSSRPSSFASRIEAFPSPPVSTLVPPALSGLFKKVLALDQIFDHYQHILTATPEVSAKDFFDQALSQLKIQYQATSAQSVVLPSGPLVIVANHPFGVIEGMILCSQVFEQRPDAKLMANSLLSTFAPIRSHCIFVDPFGSTDSPRHNLAPLRQAIQWVRDGGALIVFPAGEVSHLTLDQRSVLDPPWSPTIARLVRKSEAGVVPVFFEGRNSGLFQVAGLAHPRLRTLLLPRECLNKQKSEVSFTIGKPIGFDHLTRFETDSQLIEYLRFRTYHLKHQLRPASITGLSQWSLFQHQPRPVSNQCFAPDQLALEVDQLDTSQKLAESGELAVYVAPFAQIPRVMQEIGRLRELTFRLTGEGTGLALDLDWFDQHYTHLFIWNQRTSEVVGAYRLARVDQILESKGVKGLYTSTLFRFSKTLFQHFPQALELGRSFVRPEYQKSFSPLLLLWKGIGAFVCQNPQYKYLLGAVSMSQDYTEISRQMLVHYLTRHESLPEIFPLIQPRHPFRPITSNSNFAVWAESIGSSLDVVSDFISQLEPDHKGVPVLVRQYLKLGGKLLGFNVDPGFHQALDGLILVDLTQTPRRNLERYLGKQETQAFLQYHSAKNDNVVE
- a CDS encoding HU family DNA-binding protein — its product is MSKRLHQEKVSKSESPANRVTLADFEDQLTHLGFSPDVAHQVCQSFMEGLRKSLVRGEEVKLRGFGNFRRMRRKRKGSDPTADGGVADRYAYSVKFRPSRRLIGLLYGKDIPETGVFLSLDEALLQFLDQPSPKPESPKPPKKKPVKKLAAVDPDNVPQLLPNITLVPAHVSALNRTGEIVFELPSVVEFPEPDPEAGMPLIEFNLPPGLSPEIDTSFEVESTLRLGSPPPPPGFVAPSSPLPSIEEFTEPVVEDDEEPRDRSRMPPTPDDLEAAEGMDFETHYDLGISYKEMGLYDQSVRELHRAIQKVPPTDEAGRYMSCCTLLGMCYREKQMYLQSVDWFQHALTLTKPADASYLALQYELGLTYDLAGQTFNALAAFSEVYALDVNFREVAEKVRFLQNEVIVRAERMQKMIPIHIRAIASSGQRIDEDTWIVNISRRGAGLKTNIEHESGSLIEVEFTQAGKRHLGKVVWCAPSKDQDSSYRMGITLITDAELGVEDWPRPIAQG
- a CDS encoding VOC family protein — translated: MPRICHFEIHAENPERAITFYTSVFGWKFQQWGDQPYWLIETGPKGQSGIDGGLLPRHGAPPVGGEPVNAFVCTVDVDNLDAYSAKVTEHGATLAVPKMPIPTVGWLAYYKDTEGNIFGMMQSDPEAK
- a CDS encoding phosphoglucomutase/phosphomannomutase family protein, which encodes MTIKFGTDGWRGRIAQEFTFENVEIVAQATAEQFLADNPTQSEQLVFVGHDRRFLGEDFAARVAEVMVANGFRVKLYDTDVPTPMVSYDCHHFNARGGVIITASHNPPEFSGFKIKLPFGGSALPAYTNQVEARLGDNPPKRVLLREALADGRIERVPPSEAYIKRVPEIVDLEQLKAQDLEVIVDSMHGTGGHYLENFLSGGKLRVTTIRGDRDVYFGGIHPEPMMPQLQPLADEIVRRGAFVGLATDGDADRVGAVDNLGNYMNTHRLLAILTLYLVRKRKMTGGVVRTISQSVIVKRIAEKYGLPLYEVPVGFKHVAELMLTHDILCGGEESNGLGCKLHIPERDGIFSALLCFEAMVAFGKTPSELVADIQQEFGTFEYERIDVKVDHIEQAHRILALLRSDPPTSVAGFPVTEVSQLDGVKMILEDESWLLFRGSGTEPMLRVYSEATSREKLEQLLGFGREFVRNNLK
- a CDS encoding glycosyltransferase family 39 protein, with protein sequence MIQSKMNGDGHLEQLDGQTSDTEMTVGQRAGMGKGLSRSAGDPSRKSKQQADTLASILLVVVVAVFVFFITRRLETILSPLDDESMILQSAHSLWGATGAGEMVSRLGSGTSEKLWLALPGLSVCLAVFGKIWGTGLEQARTFNVVAACLVLTAVFLIGRKLHSRAAGLIAVFILAFDANFFHTARFLTTDFPTLACTLAAFYFHLRSQSAAKPEREWAWGIGAGILLILALLMQVGAVYVVVLILAWSLVEQGTGIFRSRSLGALSMGAGALALPCGLYLWGHYSELTTQWHPETLYFRGFGITNIFKNLSGEHLRYDQWESGVLKIATEGFWAVGLFQLLIVLSLAYLTVRVVVAFTRSHGWQEFTEMLQSMTPEGQTMAQDRSQFFHLGPDEPRYTGSLLRSMARQGGWRRKLTVALHELEEDSRPVTTWLDALGAPSHPAWRASRAGLLLISVLSVLFFALFDAQKSAFHLPFITVWLALCCGVGIVDGIRWGVEQRKRSARRVLMGLGALLLVIIPTIGYVGSASRVVWRFYRWSRTFEPAPYADVTQVLRTIVPQNLLVVSRPVHWLSFPDNPNYVWASKKVWKDQDITSLPCVLVVDDEFIERENFNRLFAKQVPNFTLLAELSDTLYGNIKVYYTGLDGRFQNHTPAHYYFMGGFHKGYARKGYYSEEQRQSAKVIWLAGPPELERLARAGTPPEAKPPSVHRDNERSSLRIVTDLSLYNTRVRIPIQTQLKPFTLYRLQTAVRVAEGGCLVGPRDQTGLWLAEPLAVGPGEQYVPVDIVFATNARGDGEIAVSNRRNVPGKSLIYLSQVEIREIGKRP